A genome region from Planktothrix sp. FACHB-1365 includes the following:
- the vap15 gene encoding type II toxin-antitoxin system VapB15 family antitoxin: MTPASYQLSLNFEQVLALVKQLPYPEKLLLSQELEKEVLNSKLTALLESFKTDELSLEIITEEVEAVRSEIYARKPAS; the protein is encoded by the coding sequence ATGACTCCAGCCAGCTATCAACTTTCCCTGAACTTTGAGCAAGTTTTAGCCTTGGTCAAACAACTACCATATCCAGAAAAATTGCTGTTAAGCCAAGAACTTGAAAAAGAAGTATTAAATAGTAAATTAACAGCCCTTTTAGAGTCATTCAAAACCGATGAACTCTCTTTAGAAATTATTACCGAAGAAGTTGAAGCAGTTAGAAGCGAAATTTATGCCAGAAAACCAGCCTCTTAA
- a CDS encoding DUF262 domain-containing protein translates to MAETYYFIKDLINDVQRGRIRIPSFQRGFVWKSERVSLFIDSIYKGFPFGSVLIWRTRNCLRTERNLGPYKLPENDLEYPIDYVLDGQQRITSIFGIFQNYLTAGDSENTDWTNLFFELNSEESVPFQYLEDSTNYDATKFFPLKYVFDSPNYRKATRNLDENLAQQIDELVDRFTKARIPVERFESEEPKYVATVFERINRQGVELDTLQLLSVWNWSEDFDLQEKFREVAEELEPFGFKEVGSDLLLKCCSAVVMNSVNPEGFMELPGSAVRDKFEEIRRGISLSIDFLKTELNVFSLKLLPMENILAVLTSFFASSQKQPPPVSQEKNEVIKKWFWRACFSQRYARGGAKSTDIDLAEVQNFKAGKPHTLGDFDVSLNTGFFLNSSFRMSSVATGTFILLLAQGKPLNFIQGTNVSLQKVLSLGNRNEFHHIFPKDYLEGLNKYKDNQINCLANFSLLSRTDNNKIKNQPPSKYRLLMPTDTKTFDEIIATHFCPANAFEDDDYESFLTLRSELLLQKAKELSQIV, encoded by the coding sequence ATGGCTGAAACTTACTACTTTATTAAAGATTTAATCAATGATGTACAGAGGGGAAGGATTAGAATTCCGTCTTTTCAACGGGGTTTTGTTTGGAAGTCGGAGCGGGTTTCCCTCTTTATAGACAGTATTTATAAAGGGTTTCCTTTTGGTTCTGTATTGATTTGGAGAACTAGAAATTGTTTACGAACTGAAAGGAATCTAGGGCCTTATAAACTTCCTGAGAATGATTTGGAATATCCAATAGATTATGTGCTTGATGGGCAGCAGAGAATAACGTCTATTTTTGGTATATTTCAAAATTATCTTACTGCTGGAGATAGCGAAAATACTGATTGGACTAATCTGTTCTTTGAACTAAATAGTGAAGAATCCGTTCCCTTTCAATATTTGGAAGATTCTACAAATTATGATGCAACAAAATTTTTTCCGCTCAAGTATGTTTTCGACTCTCCTAACTATAGAAAAGCTACTAGAAATTTAGATGAGAATCTAGCACAACAGATAGACGAGCTAGTAGACAGATTTACCAAAGCTAGAATTCCTGTAGAACGATTTGAAAGTGAAGAACCGAAATACGTTGCCACCGTTTTTGAGAGGATTAATAGGCAAGGGGTTGAATTAGATACTTTGCAGCTTTTATCTGTTTGGAACTGGAGTGAAGATTTTGATTTACAAGAGAAGTTTAGAGAAGTTGCTGAAGAATTGGAGCCATTCGGCTTCAAAGAGGTAGGCTCTGATTTACTTCTCAAATGCTGCTCTGCGGTAGTAATGAATAGTGTTAATCCAGAAGGTTTTATGGAACTTCCTGGTAGTGCAGTACGAGACAAATTTGAAGAAATCCGCAGAGGCATATCCCTGTCTATTGACTTTTTGAAAACTGAGCTAAATGTTTTCTCTCTTAAGCTTTTACCAATGGAAAACATATTAGCTGTTTTAACTTCATTTTTTGCTTCGTCACAGAAACAACCCCCTCCGGTCTCTCAAGAGAAAAACGAAGTTATCAAGAAATGGTTTTGGCGTGCGTGCTTTTCTCAAAGATATGCAAGGGGAGGAGCTAAGAGTACGGATATAGATTTGGCAGAAGTCCAAAACTTTAAGGCAGGCAAACCTCATACACTTGGAGACTTTGACGTATCCTTAAATACTGGCTTCTTTCTCAATAGCTCCTTCCGAATGTCTTCAGTTGCAACAGGTACATTTATTCTTCTTTTAGCACAAGGAAAACCATTAAACTTTATTCAAGGGACAAATGTATCTTTACAAAAGGTTTTATCCCTAGGTAATCGAAATGAATTTCATCATATTTTTCCAAAAGATTACTTGGAAGGACTGAACAAGTATAAAGATAACCAAATAAATTGTTTGGCAAACTTTTCATTACTTAGCCGAACGGACAATAATAAAATAAAAAATCAACCACCTAGCAAATACCGTCTTCTAATGCCTACTGACACTAAAACTTTTGATGAAATAATAGCGACGCATTTCTGTCCTGCCAATGCGTTCGAGGATGATGACTATGAGAGCTTTCTAACGTTAAGATCTGAATTGTTGCTTCAAAAAGCAAAAGAACTGTCCCAAATTGTTTAG
- a CDS encoding Npun_F0494 family protein has product MTVLDSPGKSSIQYSEPTLKRAERAIRCSPFQLQLFITMRLSSVGLNGIAGQSGVNSAYTSTALTEGTAENALLWLIQVGVLRREVDGQGITDSFRLTPLGRQLIDQWESQNQGIPQPSLCDRSINTLNRWLRFPV; this is encoded by the coding sequence ATGACTGTTTTGGACTCTCCGGGGAAGTCTTCAATCCAATATTCTGAACCCACTCTCAAACGGGCTGAACGAGCGATCCGGTGTTCTCCGTTTCAACTGCAACTGTTTATAACCATGCGGTTGAGCAGTGTCGGTCTGAATGGAATTGCAGGACAGTCTGGGGTCAATTCTGCCTATACTTCCACAGCCTTAACGGAAGGGACAGCCGAAAATGCGTTACTTTGGCTGATACAAGTGGGGGTTCTCCGTCGAGAAGTTGATGGTCAGGGAATTACAGATAGTTTTCGCCTAACACCCCTGGGACGGCAATTAATTGACCAATGGGAAAGCCAAAATCAAGGGATTCCTCAGCCTTCATTGTGCGATCGCTCGATTAATACTCTCAATCGTTGGTTAAGATTTCCAGTTTAA
- a CDS encoding DUF4168 domain-containing protein: MKTTFPIRQFLSKSLTVAVLSACGGFLGWSQTPSQPIPHLSWGSAAQAQESFNYSEDNIRNYARAALALESRRHEVANEIKKIVGDVPRIICDQPTSFRALPGNAPQLAVSYCDQAKQIIESKGLTVSLFNDMTRSQQSDPRFRQRIQAEILQLLQSGGK, encoded by the coding sequence ATGAAAACTACATTTCCCATTCGTCAATTTCTATCCAAATCTTTAACCGTTGCTGTTCTATCCGCTTGTGGTGGCTTCCTGGGATGGAGTCAAACCCCCTCCCAACCCATTCCCCATCTCAGTTGGGGTTCTGCGGCTCAAGCGCAAGAGAGCTTTAATTATAGTGAAGACAATATTAGGAATTATGCCCGTGCTGCGTTGGCTTTAGAATCCCGACGTCATGAAGTGGCGAATGAAATTAAAAAAATTGTTGGGGATGTTCCCCGGATTATTTGTGATCAACCCACCAGTTTTAGGGCGTTACCCGGAAATGCGCCTCAACTGGCGGTGAGCTACTGCGACCAAGCTAAACAGATTATTGAGTCTAAGGGCTTAACGGTTTCTCTGTTCAATGACATGACCCGTAGCCAACAAAGTGATCCTCGTTTTAGACAACGGATTCAAGCTGAAATTTTACAGTTATTACAATCGGGCGGAAAATAA
- a CDS encoding DUF4168 domain-containing protein has translation MVSEDLDMMDFLRSLRFMRPHRLLAQTLMLGLFSSGAIVWGIVPDVSSSTASRFNTVAQAQQSPEFSEIEIRNYARAVLGIEPRRQTAYNEIQGIVGAGKSIPPVVCNETQTINRLDKAVRDIAVNYCTQAKSIIETNELTIGRFNEITQRQQADPALQKRIQSELQNLQNSSGT, from the coding sequence TTGGTATCAGAAGATCTCGATATGATGGATTTCTTGCGTTCCTTGCGATTTATGCGTCCGCACCGATTACTCGCTCAGACTCTAATGCTGGGGCTGTTCTCCAGTGGTGCTATTGTCTGGGGGATTGTTCCCGATGTATCAAGCTCAACGGCTTCTCGGTTCAATACGGTTGCTCAGGCGCAACAATCCCCAGAATTTAGCGAAATAGAAATTCGCAACTATGCTCGTGCTGTTTTAGGGATTGAACCCAGACGTCAAACCGCTTATAACGAAATTCAAGGGATTGTTGGAGCCGGAAAATCTATCCCCCCTGTCGTTTGTAATGAAACTCAAACTATTAATCGGCTGGATAAAGCAGTTCGAGATATTGCGGTGAATTACTGTACTCAAGCTAAGTCGATTATCGAAACCAACGAGTTAACCATTGGTCGGTTTAACGAAATTACCCAACGTCAGCAAGCTGACCCGGCTTTGCAAAAACGCATTCAGTCGGAACTCCAGAACCTACAAAACTCTTCTGGAACTTAA
- the ggt gene encoding gamma-glutamyltransferase — MKKTNGVIAAGHPETVKAGLAIFGAGGNAFDVALACMLAACVTEPGLTSLAGGGFLLAHTNTNQNILFDFFTQTPHDKRPISNLDFYPVGVNFGTTIQDFHIGLGSMAVPGVWAGVMRVQETLGRLPLSVVAEPAIILARQGVEVNSFQAYTFSNLLQPILLTTAEGREIYAPNGDILRSGDRLIMTHFAQTLEVLVSGERREFYEGEIAQMLVQDCQEKGGHLTLKDLKNYTVIERTPLKIDYRGKTILTNPPPSSGGTLIAFALQLLSSLDLTNLKFGSSQHLHLLKTVMQFTNVARKERLDDYLHQVNIAEKFVSSFSSYQQPFIDAVNKWGSTTHISVLDQEGNAASVTTSNGEGSGYIIPGTGIMVNNMLGEEDLNPQGFHQWPENVRISSMMSPTLVLNQEHKPEIVLGSGGSNRIRTAILQVLLNLIDFKMSVEDAVNSPRVHWENHRFDIEPGFDPESVNTLDLSPQDVIRLWPEKNMFFGGVNTLVKTSDGQLLGAGDIRRNGVSLKS, encoded by the coding sequence ATGAAGAAAACAAACGGGGTAATTGCGGCTGGACATCCAGAAACCGTTAAAGCAGGTTTGGCAATATTTGGCGCGGGCGGAAATGCTTTTGATGTAGCATTGGCCTGTATGTTAGCAGCTTGTGTGACGGAACCGGGTTTAACGTCCCTGGCGGGCGGAGGATTTTTATTAGCCCATACTAACACAAATCAAAACATTTTATTTGATTTTTTTACCCAAACTCCCCACGATAAACGCCCGATATCAAACCTAGATTTTTATCCGGTGGGTGTTAATTTTGGGACAACAATTCAAGACTTTCATATTGGTTTAGGATCTATGGCGGTTCCTGGAGTTTGGGCGGGGGTGATGCGCGTTCAAGAAACTTTAGGACGTTTACCCCTTTCTGTTGTGGCTGAACCTGCGATTATTTTAGCTAGACAAGGGGTTGAAGTTAACTCTTTTCAAGCTTATACGTTTTCTAATTTATTGCAACCGATTTTGTTAACAACGGCAGAAGGACGAGAAATTTATGCTCCTAATGGTGATATTTTACGGTCAGGCGATCGCTTAATTATGACTCACTTTGCTCAGACTTTAGAAGTTTTAGTTTCTGGAGAAAGACGAGAATTTTATGAAGGTGAAATTGCTCAAATGTTAGTTCAAGATTGTCAAGAAAAAGGGGGACATTTAACCTTAAAAGATCTCAAAAACTATACCGTCATTGAACGAACGCCTTTAAAAATTGACTATCGCGGAAAAACTATATTAACAAATCCTCCTCCTAGTTCTGGGGGAACATTAATTGCTTTTGCTTTACAACTTTTATCGTCTCTGGATTTAACGAACCTTAAGTTTGGGAGTTCCCAACATTTACATCTATTAAAAACAGTAATGCAGTTCACCAATGTTGCTCGGAAAGAAAGGTTAGATGATTACTTACATCAAGTTAATATTGCTGAAAAATTTGTTTCTAGCTTTTCTAGCTATCAACAACCGTTTATTGATGCGGTGAATAAATGGGGAAGTACCACCCATATTAGTGTTTTAGATCAAGAAGGAAATGCAGCTAGTGTAACAACATCTAATGGAGAAGGTTCAGGATATATTATCCCTGGAACCGGAATTATGGTTAATAATATGTTAGGGGAAGAAGACTTAAATCCCCAAGGATTTCATCAATGGCCGGAAAATGTTAGAATTTCTTCGATGATGTCTCCTACCTTAGTCTTAAATCAGGAACATAAACCGGAAATTGTTCTAGGTTCGGGCGGTTCAAATCGAATTAGAACTGCAATTTTACAAGTTTTATTAAATTTAATAGATTTTAAAATGTCCGTTGAAGATGCCGTTAATAGTCCCCGTGTCCATTGGGAAAATCATCGCTTTGATATTGAACCGGGGTTTGATCCTGAATCTGTTAATACTTTGGATTTATCTCCCCAGGATGTGATCAGATTATGGCCGGAAAAAAATATGTTTTTTGGCGGAGTGAATACTTTAGTTAAAACATCGGATGGACAGTTATTGGGTGCAGGAGATATTCGCCGAAATGGAGTCAGTTTAAAGAGTTAG
- a CDS encoding glycerol dehydrogenase — protein MITTAIFPARYVQGNHAIRFLGEELSHLGQKALVIMGPVIFPKLQPLVEEFTQGKIEIYLERFGGECCDLEIERLVSLGAAQNVDLIVGIGGGKTIDTAKATAYNLKVPVAIVPTIASTDAPCSALSVIYTPEGVWERYLVLPRNPDLVLVDTNLIAQAPVRFLVAGMGDALATWFEAEDCQIKRAKNMTGRMGPMTAFSLAHLCYETLLEYGVYGKIACEQQVVTPALERIIEANTLLSGLGFESGGLAAAHAIHNGFTVLEETQKFWHGEKVAFGVLAMLILTDRPSPVIDRVFSFCESIGLPTTLADIGLEGVSRERLLLAAERACGTGETIYNEPCEINPESVLAAMLTADAKGRERKQF, from the coding sequence GTGATTACGACAGCGATCTTCCCAGCCCGATATGTTCAAGGAAATCATGCCATTCGGTTTTTGGGTGAAGAATTAAGCCATTTAGGTCAAAAAGCCTTAGTAATTATGGGGCCCGTTATTTTTCCTAAATTGCAACCCCTGGTTGAGGAATTTACCCAAGGAAAAATAGAGATTTATCTCGAACGCTTTGGCGGTGAATGTTGTGACCTGGAAATTGAACGCTTGGTTAGTTTAGGCGCGGCTCAAAACGTCGATTTAATTGTAGGAATTGGAGGCGGAAAAACCATCGACACCGCTAAAGCAACCGCCTATAACCTCAAAGTTCCGGTTGCAATTGTTCCCACCATTGCTTCTACCGACGCCCCCTGTAGTGCCCTATCAGTGATTTATACCCCCGAAGGCGTCTGGGAACGTTATCTTGTCTTACCGCGTAACCCCGATCTGGTTTTGGTGGATACTAATCTGATTGCTCAAGCTCCGGTTCGCTTCCTCGTCGCTGGAATGGGGGATGCGTTGGCGACCTGGTTTGAAGCCGAAGATTGTCAGATTAAACGAGCTAAAAATATGACCGGACGCATGGGGCCAATGACTGCCTTTAGTTTGGCTCATTTGTGCTACGAAACCTTGCTTGAATACGGCGTTTATGGGAAAATCGCCTGTGAACAACAGGTGGTGACTCCCGCCTTAGAACGGATTATTGAAGCTAATACCCTACTCAGTGGGTTAGGGTTTGAAAGTGGTGGATTAGCGGCGGCCCATGCCATTCATAATGGATTTACGGTTTTAGAAGAAACCCAGAAATTCTGGCATGGTGAAAAAGTCGCTTTTGGCGTTCTAGCAATGTTAATTTTAACCGATCGCCCCAGCCCCGTCATTGATCGGGTGTTTAGTTTCTGTGAATCTATCGGACTCCCGACAACATTAGCCGATATTGGGCTCGAAGGAGTCAGCCGTGAACGCTTATTATTAGCCGCAGAACGCGCTTGTGGTACAGGTGAAACCATTTATAATGAACCTTGTGAAATTAACCCGGAAAGTGTTCTGGCTGCGATGTTAACGGCTGATGCTAAGGGACGGGAACGGAAACAATTCTAA
- a CDS encoding ATP-binding protein, with the protein MIPENGNISNQLVRSIPMDIEELAAPLETFGRQSQFQQITQSLAGERDLLIAGVPGSGRRTLVRRAAVEVGAKIIEVDCIRATDGHRLTQLLCEGISQAVKSPTATQFLQQWTATEAAQFLVWQGNTAKSLRLIAQPEEIWQAYQLLIHLPQQLAEFVQRQVVLILHSFPHIRSWDRQGDWEKLLRQEIQQQSSVSYVLVATLAETTNQEDFHKNLDIVQLTPLSDDVVAAWAHGVLHRENLTFDPRSHALKRFLEAVQGHIGDASALVRRLCKLKTSNGLIGDKEIEETLQELLADFSTVFESLLVLLPSSQSQLLESLALDPTDKPQSREYITKHHLSRGGSLQGAIAGLQHKGLIYGSELGYKLALPLFGLWIKQRLS; encoded by the coding sequence ATGATCCCTGAAAATGGTAATATCAGCAATCAGCTTGTGCGATCAATACCGATGGATATAGAAGAGTTAGCAGCACCGTTAGAAACCTTTGGACGACAAAGCCAATTTCAACAAATCACTCAGTCGTTAGCTGGTGAACGTGATTTGTTAATTGCAGGGGTTCCAGGTAGTGGACGCCGAACCCTGGTTCGACGGGCGGCGGTGGAAGTGGGGGCGAAAATTATTGAAGTGGACTGTATTCGGGCTACCGATGGCCATCGGTTGACCCAACTGTTATGCGAGGGCATTTCCCAGGCGGTTAAAAGTCCAACAGCAACTCAGTTTTTGCAACAGTGGACGGCAACAGAAGCTGCTCAATTTTTAGTATGGCAGGGAAATACAGCAAAAAGTTTGCGGTTAATTGCTCAACCGGAAGAGATTTGGCAAGCGTATCAACTGTTAATTCATTTGCCTCAACAGTTAGCCGAATTTGTGCAGCGACAAGTGGTGTTAATTTTGCATAGTTTTCCTCATATTCGGTCTTGGGATAGACAGGGAGATTGGGAAAAATTATTGCGTCAAGAAATTCAACAGCAAAGTTCTGTTAGTTATGTTTTAGTTGCCACGTTAGCAGAAACGACAAATCAAGAGGACTTTCATAAAAATTTAGATATTGTACAATTAACCCCTTTATCAGATGATGTCGTAGCGGCTTGGGCTCATGGAGTTTTGCATCGAGAAAATTTAACCTTTGATCCGCGATCGCACGCCTTAAAACGCTTTTTAGAAGCCGTTCAAGGACATATTGGAGATGCCTCGGCTTTAGTTCGTCGGTTGTGTAAACTTAAAACAAGCAATGGGTTAATTGGAGATAAAGAAATTGAAGAAACCTTACAGGAATTATTAGCGGATTTTTCAACGGTATTTGAATCGTTGTTAGTGTTACTTCCCTCTTCCCAATCGCAATTATTAGAGTCTTTAGCCTTAGACCCAACGGATAAACCCCAAAGTCGAGAATATATTACCAAACATCATTTATCCAGAGGCGGAAGTTTACAAGGTGCGATCGCAGGTTTACAACACAAAGGCTTGATTTATGGTTCAGAATTAGGTTATAAATTAGCGTTACCGTTATTTGGATTATGGATCAAACAACGGTTAAGTTAA
- a CDS encoding flavin reductase family protein yields MLDESAKKTILRKIPHALYICGVKDGDDVNGFTASWVTQGSFEPPLVVNCVKNDSKSHAMIKASGVFSLSFLAEGQKDIAQKFFKPQHRVGNKFEDVEFYIGETGCPIISEALGYVECQVVGAVEHGDHTVFVGEVIAAGVHKEAEILNLASTGWNYGG; encoded by the coding sequence GTGTTGGACGAATCAGCTAAAAAAACAATTCTGCGGAAAATTCCCCACGCCCTCTATATTTGTGGGGTGAAAGACGGGGATGATGTCAATGGTTTTACCGCCAGTTGGGTGACACAAGGCTCCTTTGAACCGCCTTTAGTGGTCAACTGCGTTAAAAACGATTCTAAATCCCACGCCATGATTAAGGCCAGTGGTGTCTTTTCCCTGAGCTTTTTGGCTGAAGGTCAAAAAGACATCGCCCAGAAATTCTTTAAACCCCAACATCGAGTCGGGAATAAATTCGAGGACGTGGAATTTTACATCGGAGAAACGGGTTGTCCCATTATTTCCGAAGCCTTGGGTTACGTTGAATGTCAAGTTGTCGGTGCGGTTGAACATGGCGACCATACCGTCTTCGTGGGAGAAGTCATCGCCGCAGGCGTTCACAAAGAAGCCGAAATTCTCAACCTCGCCAGTACAGGCTGGAATTACGGCGGATAG
- a CDS encoding succinylglutamate desuccinylase/aspartoacylase family protein, which yields MIPNIVTIPLIQLASGDRLFLQVYQFKGAKPGKKAYLQSNLHGAEISGNAVIHHLIEFFTCLDPEQLIGEIWLVPVCNPLSVNQRSHHFSSGRYNPYDGKDWNRIFWDYEKTGENIAQFAQDYQTLEPHEIQSQYRQNILNQFQQLSKNIKSSLGVPYREYYRYQLQSLSVDADYLIDLHSGTNYGLDYLYCFHSREESAKAFLLDYGILMNDYDGDAFDEAFMKPWLALERELKKLGKNIQFEIEAWTLELGSGLTLNSESVEKGVRGIKNYLAIKELLLIENFPLTSTQNHTINLSPKNQLKYYYSITGGMIKFYIKLGEIIRKNQKLYEILIFNKTGELPRIQEVFAESDGLIFDLARNHSVNQGEYILGIMPS from the coding sequence ATGATTCCCAATATTGTAACAATTCCTTTAATCCAGCTTGCATCGGGCGATCGCTTATTTCTCCAAGTTTATCAATTTAAAGGTGCTAAACCGGGAAAAAAAGCTTATTTACAGTCTAACTTACACGGAGCCGAAATTAGCGGAAATGCTGTTATTCATCATTTAATTGAATTTTTCACTTGTTTAGATCCAGAGCAATTAATAGGGGAAATTTGGTTAGTTCCCGTGTGTAATCCTTTGAGTGTCAATCAGCGATCGCATCACTTTTCCTCCGGTCGATATAATCCTTATGATGGCAAAGATTGGAATCGAATTTTCTGGGATTATGAAAAAACAGGAGAAAATATTGCTCAATTTGCCCAAGATTACCAAACCTTAGAACCTCACGAAATTCAATCTCAATATCGACAAAACATTTTAAATCAATTTCAGCAACTCTCGAAAAATATAAAAAGTTCGTTAGGCGTTCCTTACCGTGAATATTACCGTTATCAACTCCAAAGTTTATCTGTTGATGCCGATTACTTAATCGATTTACACAGTGGAACCAATTACGGATTAGACTATTTATATTGTTTTCATAGTCGAGAAGAAAGTGCTAAAGCCTTCCTCTTAGATTATGGCATCTTAATGAATGATTATGATGGCGATGCTTTTGATGAAGCTTTTATGAAACCTTGGTTAGCTTTAGAACGAGAATTAAAAAAATTAGGGAAAAATATTCAATTTGAGATTGAAGCTTGGACATTAGAACTCGGTTCTGGATTAACCCTAAATTCTGAATCTGTGGAAAAAGGAGTTAGAGGAATTAAAAATTATCTCGCTATAAAAGAACTTTTATTAATCGAAAATTTTCCTTTAACCTCTACTCAAAATCACACGATAAATCTTAGCCCCAAAAATCAACTGAAATATTATTATTCTATAACTGGGGGTATGATTAAATTTTATATTAAATTAGGAGAAATTATTCGTAAAAACCAGAAACTCTATGAAATTTTAATTTTTAATAAAACTGGAGAATTACCCCGAATTCAAGAAGTTTTTGCCGAGTCTGATGGACTAATCTTTGATCTCGCTAGAAATCATTCTGTTAATCAAGGGGAGTATATTTTAGGGATCATGCCAAGCTAA